The Stratiformator vulcanicus genome has a segment encoding these proteins:
- the dnaK gene encoding molecular chaperone DnaK, with amino-acid sequence MASSGEKIIGIDLGTTNSVVAVLEGGEAKVIANQEGNRITPSVVAFTDKGDVHVGEPAKRQAVTNPKNTVYSIKRFMGRRHNEVQSEEKMVPYPVIGGGEDYVKVEVGGKQMTPSEVSALVLRKLKEAAESYLGHKVNKAVITVPAYFNDAQRQATKDAGQIAGLEVGRIINEPTAAALAYGLEKKKDEKIVVFDLGGGTFDVSILEVGDELVEVLSTSGDGHLGGDDFDEVLIDHIADQFKSEQGIDLRSDAMALQRLREAAEKAKKELSSAQSTDINLPFITADASGAKHLQMQVSRSEFEKLIDPLLSRLRGPVESCLKDAGLSKGEIDEVVLVGGSTRVPAVQALVKEMFGKEPHKGVNPDEVVAVGAAIQGGIIAGDVKDVVLLDVTPLSLGIETEGGIMTVLVERNTTVPVTKTETFSTAADNQPAVTVRVFQGERKMAADNRLLGEFNLDGIPSAPRGVPQIEVGFDIDVNGILNVSAKDKASGKEQTVKIEQSSGLSEDEIAGMRKDAEAHAAEDEKKRKLAEAKNSGSTLVYQTEKLIKENEEKLDDSAKSSLQSSIDKVNEAVGGEDADLITSAVNDLQQAVQAFSAQLYAGAEEQAGEAGAAPGRQEPDGGSTESDDDVIDAEFETKS; translated from the coding sequence ATGGCCTCATCAGGCGAAAAGATTATCGGAATTGACCTCGGAACGACCAACTCGGTCGTTGCCGTGCTCGAAGGGGGCGAGGCGAAAGTCATCGCGAACCAAGAGGGCAATCGCATTACCCCCAGTGTCGTGGCCTTCACCGACAAAGGCGACGTCCACGTCGGCGAGCCTGCCAAGCGGCAGGCCGTGACGAACCCCAAGAACACCGTCTATTCGATCAAGCGGTTCATGGGCCGTCGGCACAACGAAGTTCAGTCGGAAGAGAAAATGGTCCCCTATCCCGTCATTGGCGGGGGTGAGGACTACGTGAAGGTCGAAGTCGGCGGTAAGCAAATGACGCCGTCCGAGGTTTCCGCTCTCGTGCTGCGCAAGCTCAAGGAAGCGGCCGAAAGCTATCTCGGCCACAAGGTCAACAAAGCGGTCATCACCGTCCCGGCGTACTTCAACGATGCCCAGCGCCAAGCGACCAAAGACGCCGGTCAGATCGCCGGGCTCGAAGTCGGGCGGATCATCAACGAGCCGACCGCCGCCGCGCTCGCGTACGGGCTTGAAAAGAAAAAGGACGAGAAGATCGTGGTGTTCGACCTCGGGGGCGGCACCTTCGACGTTTCGATCCTCGAAGTCGGCGACGAACTTGTCGAAGTGCTCAGCACCAGTGGTGACGGGCACCTCGGCGGGGACGACTTTGACGAAGTTCTCATCGACCACATTGCCGATCAGTTCAAGTCGGAGCAGGGCATCGACCTGCGAAGCGACGCGATGGCCTTGCAGCGGCTGCGGGAAGCGGCTGAGAAAGCCAAGAAGGAACTCTCCTCGGCTCAATCGACCGACATCAATCTGCCGTTCATCACCGCGGATGCCTCCGGCGCGAAGCACCTGCAAATGCAGGTCTCGCGCAGCGAGTTCGAAAAATTGATCGACCCGCTTCTGAGCCGGCTCCGCGGTCCGGTCGAAAGCTGTCTGAAAGATGCCGGGCTGAGCAAGGGCGAAATCGACGAGGTTGTTCTCGTCGGTGGTTCGACCCGCGTCCCCGCTGTGCAGGCACTCGTCAAGGAGATGTTCGGCAAGGAGCCGCACAAAGGCGTCAACCCGGACGAGGTCGTTGCCGTCGGCGCCGCGATTCAAGGCGGCATTATCGCCGGTGACGTCAAAGACGTCGTGCTGCTCGATGTGACGCCGCTGTCGCTCGGTATCGAAACCGAAGGCGGCATCATGACGGTCCTCGTCGAACGAAACACGACGGTTCCCGTCACGAAGACCGAGACGTTCTCAACGGCAGCCGACAATCAGCCGGCGGTGACAGTCCGCGTTTTCCAAGGCGAACGCAAGATGGCCGCCGACAACCGGCTGTTGGGCGAGTTCAATCTCGACGGCATTCCGTCGGCGCCGCGTGGCGTGCCGCAGATCGAAGTCGGCTTCGACATCGATGTGAACGGTATCTTGAACGTCTCCGCCAAGGACAAGGCGAGTGGCAAAGAGCAGACCGTTAAGATCGAGCAGTCGAGCGGCCTGAGCGAAGACGAAATCGCCGGGATGCGCAAGGACGCCGAAGCGCACGCGGCCGAGGACGAGAAGAAGCGAAAGTTGGCCGAAGCGAAAAACTCCGGCAGCACGCTCGTCTATCAGACCGAGAAGTTGATCAAGGAGAACGAAGAGAAGCTGGACGATTCCGCCAAGTCGTCGCTGCAATCGTCGATCGATAAGGTCAATGAGGCAGTGGGCGGTGAAGACGCCGACTTGATTACGAGTGCGGTCAACGATCTGCAACAGGCGGTGCAGGCATTCTCGGCGCAGCTCTATGCCGGTGCCGAAGAGCAGGCTGGCGAAGCCGGAGCTGCTCCCGGTAGACAGGAACCAGACGGCGGATCAACGGAGTCGGATGACGACGTGATCGATGCCGAATTCGAGACCAAGAGCTGA